The genomic stretch GGAGCGGATCAAGAAGGAGTTGCCCTCCGATCTGGCTTTCAAACCGGTGGACGACGAGAGCGAGGAGATCCGCAAGAACCTGGCCGATCTCTACCGCCTGGCCGGGCTGATCACGGTCATCATCTTCATCCTGGTCTTCGCCGTCCTGCGGCGGGTCAAGCCGTCGCTGCTCATCCTGTCGTCGATCGCCTTCTCGGTCGTCATCACCTTCAACCTGATCTACCTCTTCAAGGTTTCGATGAACATGCTGACCCTGGGCGCCCTGGCCCTGGGCTTCGGGATGTTCGTGGACAACTCGATCGTCGTCTTCGACAACATCCTGCGTCTGCGGGAGCGGGGGATGTCGCCCAAGGAAGCGGCCGTGCAGGGCCCCAAAGAGGTCTTCGTCGCCGTCCTGGCCTCGACGCTGACGACCGTGGCGGTGTTCTGCAGCTTTCCGTTTTTCCAGGGCAAGCTCAAGATCTACTACCTGCCCCTGGCCATTGTCATCACCTCGGCCCTGCTGGCCTCCCTGGTGGTGTCCTACACACTGATCCCGGCCCTGGCGCCGCGCTTGTTAGGCGATGGGAAGAAAAAGGCCAAACCGCCCAAGGCCAGGGGCGAAGGGCGCTGGCTCCGCTTCCTTATCCGCCGCCCGCTCGAGGTTCTTCTGGTCGTCGCCTTTATCCTGGGGGGGACGTACAAGTGGTTCCGGTCGGAAGTCTCCATCGGCGAATGGTTCCGCTGGACCCAGCACGAGTACCTGGTTATCCAGATCGGCCTGCCGGCCGGGACGGACATCTCCCGGACGGACGAAGCCATTCGGGCCTTCGAGTCCAAGGTGCTGGAGCAGCCCTACGCCACGGACATGAACACTCGGGTCATGATGGAGCAGGCCTACTTGCGGATCGAGTTCCCGCCGGAGATCGAGCGGTCGGCCTATCCGTACATGCTCAAGGAGGAGCTCATCCAGCTGGCCACCCAGTTTGCCGGGATGAACCTCTATGTCAGCGGGTTCGACCAGAACTCCTACGCCTCGAGCATGGGCACCGGGACGATGTTCGGTTCGCAGATCAAATTCACCGGCTACAACCTGAAGAAGCTCAAGGAGATCACCGCCGACCTGACCAAGACCCTCAAACGCAATCCCCGGGTCAAGGAGGTCCAAACCTCGTCCAGCCGCTGGGGTTGGTACCGCGGAGACACCTTCGAGAATATCCTCAAGATCGACAAGGCGGCCCTCCGCAAGTACGATGTTGATCCGCTGACTCTTTACTACCACCTGCAGACACTGATCCAGGGCAAGTTCGGCCGTCCGGCCCGCATCATCTCCGGCGGCAAGGAGATTGCGGTCGGCGTCAAGTTCCCGGATGCCGAGACGCTGGACCTGCGCGCCCTGCAGGAGACCCTCGTCCGGACCAGGGGCGGCGAATACCTGCGGCTGGGCGAGATCGCGACCCACGAGGAGATCCCCATCGCCGGGTCCATCGACCGGGAGAACCAGCAATTCCAATTGACCCTGCTCTGGGAGTTCCGCGGCCCGGCCAAGGCGGAGGAGCGCTACCGCAAGGGCATCTTCGCCAGCTTGAGCCTGCCGCCCGGATTCAAGGCCGAGATGGACCAGGGCTATCGGATGACGACCGAAGAGAAGAAGCAGATTTTCGTCGCCCTGGGCGTCTCGCTGGTCATCATCTTCATGATCCTGGCCGCGCTCTACGAATCGTTCATCCAACCGTTCTTCATCCTGCTGGCCGTGCCGCTTTCGCTTATCGGCGTTTGGGTGGCTTTCATCGTGGCCGGCTGGGCTTTCGACGTCTCGGCCTATATCGGCGTCATCCTGCTCAACGGCATCGTCGTCAACAACGCCATCCTCCTCGTCGACCAAATTAACTTAAGACGGAGGAGGGGAACGCCGCTTCTGGAAGCGGCCGTGCAGGGGACGCAAGACCGCGTCCGCCCGATCCTGATGACGACCGGGACGACCGTGCTGGGCATGCTGCCGATGCTCCTCATCGTGGCCGATGCCGCCAAGCGGCAGATCTGGACCTCGCTGGCGCTGTGCACGGTCGGCGGCCTGGTCACGTCTTCGCTGGCCATCTTGTTCGTCGTGCCGGTCTTCTACGTCCACGGCGAAAAGGTGCGGGGTTGGGCGGCCCGCTTGTCCGACAGTCTGCGCGGCAAGAAATAGAGGTACAGTATACGTACATCCCTATTTGGAAATTGGGGGGGGCAGGCTCCGGCTTCCGCCCCGGAGCGCCATCGGCGTGCCGGGGTAGCGGTCCTCATATTCGCGAGAATATGAGGGCACCATATGTAATCCCGGATTTCTTGAATGCTCTAAACGCTGTTCACTGCACTCCTTGACAAATACGATTAGCCATCGTATATAATATCGTATGAAAGTTACGACGATTCTTCCCGACCGATTAGTTGCGGACGTCCGGCTGCTGGCCGGAGGGCGCAATTTGACCGAAGCGCTGATCCGGGCCTTGGAAGAATGGGTCAATACCCGGAAAATCCGAGAGCTCAACGCGCAGGTCGGGAAATCCCCTTTTGAGTTCGCGCATGGGACAACCGCCGATTCGCTGCGCGAGGCCAACCGGACCCGATGATCATCGCCGACACTTCGATCTGGATCGAATTTCTGCGAGGGAATCCCGACGTCGCTCCCTTGATGAAAAGCCTGCTGGATGATGGCCGGATCCTGGCTTTGGAGGCGATTTTCGGCGAGCTGATGCAAGGCGCGCGAAATGATGCGGAACGTCGAATACTAGCCGAGTATTGGGCCGCTTTGCCCAAAACCGCGGAGGCCGGACTTTGGATCCAGGCGGGGCGGATTTCGGGGGAGTCCGGATGGATCGGCAAAGGATTGGGCCTGATCGATGCCTTCATCATCGTCGCAGCCCGCTCCGTCTCGGCCAAGCTATGGACACTCGACAAAAAAATTCTTAAGGAGATTACCGATCGTGAGCAATATCGAGTCTCGGAGTAAACGAACTTGAATCCCGATCCACTCAATCTATATGGCCGCCTCGCAGCATATCCCCGGGTCGAGCTGATCCACCGGCCGACGCCGATCCGCAAGCTGGCCCGGCTGACGGCCGAGCTGGGCGGGCCGGAGATTTGGATCAAGCGCGACGATCTGACCGGGATGGCCTTCGGCGGCAACAAGTCGCGCAAGCTCGAATTCATCCTGCCGGACATCCTGGCCAAGAAGGCCGATGTCCTGGTCACCTGGGCCAGCCTGCAATCGAACTGGGCCATGCTGACGGCGGCGGCCTGCGTCCGCTACGGCGTCCAGCCGGTTTTAGTCCTTTTCAAAACCTACGACCTCCCGCCTGAACCGGACGGCAACATCCTGCTCGATCGCCTGCTGGGGGCCGACATCCGGTTCAAGGAGGCGGGCCGCGGGAAGCTGGTGACCCAGGCCACCGCGCTGGCCGCGGCCGAAGACGTCGCGGCGGAATTCCGGGCGGCCGGCAAGAATGTCTACGTGATCCCCGTCGGCGGCTCGGTCCCGGCGGCGGATATGGATCGGCCGCTGGGGGCCGTCGCCTATGTCGACGCTTTCGCCGAGATGCTGGCCCAAACCCGGGCCGCGGGATTCGTACCGGACGCGGTCGTCCATTCCACCGGCTCCGGCTCGACCCAGGCCGGATTGCTTCTGGGCGCCAGGGCGTTGGCGCCGCAGACGCGGGTCGTCGGCATCAGCGTTTCCGATCCCAAGGATTCGTTTTCCCGGATCGTTCGCGAAGTCGTTGTCGCGACGGAGCGCGAACTCGGGACGGGAACGATTGTTGCCCCGGAGGACGTCCTCGTCTTTGACGACTACATCCGCGACGGCTATGGGATCGTCAACCGCGAAGTGGCCGAGGTCATCCGGCGCGTCTTCCGGGCCGAGGGCATTGTCCTCGACCCGGTCTATACGTCCAAGGCCTTCATCGGCCTGATGGATCTCATCGCCCGCGGGTTCTTCAAGCCGGACGCCAAGATCGTCTTTTTCCACACCGGCGGCACGCCGGCGCTCTTCCCCAACCGGGCTTTTCTCGTCTAAGCGATAAAAAAAGGGCGCGGCGGGTGCCGCGCCCTTGAGAAAATCCGTTCGCTACCGGCTTTACCGGATAGTGCTGTTGTTCAGGTACTTTAGAAACTCGCTGTCCGTTCCCAGGAGAAGCACGGTTTCTTTGGTCAGGCTGGTCCGGTAAGTGTCGAGCGATTTCATGAAGGCGTAGAACTCGGGATCGAGGTTGTAGGCCCCGGCGTAGATCCGGGTCGCCTCGGCATCGGCCTTGCCCTTGACTTCCTGGGCCTTACGGTAGGCTTCGGACTGGATCCGTTTCAGCTCCTTCTCTTTCTGGCCCCGGATCTCGGCGCTTTTGCCGTCGCCTTCGGAACGGTACTTGGAAGCGATCCGTTTCCGCTCGGCGATCATCCGGTCGAAGACCTTGCG from Candidatus Aminicenantes bacterium encodes the following:
- a CDS encoding DUF2191 domain-containing protein, which codes for MKVTTILPDRLVADVRLLAGGRNLTEALIRALEEWVNTRKIRELNAQVGKSPFEFAHGTTADSLREANRTR
- a CDS encoding PIN domain-containing protein, with protein sequence MIIADTSIWIEFLRGNPDVAPLMKSLLDDGRILALEAIFGELMQGARNDAERRILAEYWAALPKTAEAGLWIQAGRISGESGWIGKGLGLIDAFIIVAARSVSAKLWTLDKKILKEITDREQYRVSE
- a CDS encoding efflux RND transporter permease subunit, which produces MKSLIERPVATAMIFVALLVLGIYSFINTPLELAPKEEFPRLDVSTPWQGVPPEIVQTQVTSPLEEACATVKGVTKVTSTSQIGSSLITLEFDPKTNMDFALLALREELAKTRRLLPAGVRPTVQPYVPDDFRVNPFLSMTISGPYSLQRLREMVNDKLEFGLGSIKGVSKVEILGGAEAEVKIILDKKAMKAYNLQPLQVNSALSQRLRTYPTGRVRKGEQEYLFKYADAVDSLQEIRDTIVADLGGHPLRIRDVAEVAISYGEIYSIHRINGQPTVSLTLTKEKGANTLRVAAQVKAALERIKKELPSDLAFKPVDDESEEIRKNLADLYRLAGLITVIIFILVFAVLRRVKPSLLILSSIAFSVVITFNLIYLFKVSMNMLTLGALALGFGMFVDNSIVVFDNILRLRERGMSPKEAAVQGPKEVFVAVLASTLTTVAVFCSFPFFQGKLKIYYLPLAIVITSALLASLVVSYTLIPALAPRLLGDGKKKAKPPKARGEGRWLRFLIRRPLEVLLVVAFILGGTYKWFRSEVSIGEWFRWTQHEYLVIQIGLPAGTDISRTDEAIRAFESKVLEQPYATDMNTRVMMEQAYLRIEFPPEIERSAYPYMLKEELIQLATQFAGMNLYVSGFDQNSYASSMGTGTMFGSQIKFTGYNLKKLKEITADLTKTLKRNPRVKEVQTSSSRWGWYRGDTFENILKIDKAALRKYDVDPLTLYYHLQTLIQGKFGRPARIISGGKEIAVGVKFPDAETLDLRALQETLVRTRGGEYLRLGEIATHEEIPIAGSIDRENQQFQLTLLWEFRGPAKAEERYRKGIFASLSLPPGFKAEMDQGYRMTTEEKKQIFVALGVSLVIIFMILAALYESFIQPFFILLAVPLSLIGVWVAFIVAGWAFDVSAYIGVILLNGIVVNNAILLVDQINLRRRRGTPLLEAAVQGTQDRVRPILMTTGTTVLGMLPMLLIVADAAKRQIWTSLALCTVGGLVTSSLAILFVVPVFYVHGEKVRGWAARLSDSLRGKK
- a CDS encoding D-cysteine desulfhydrase family protein is translated as MNPDPLNLYGRLAAYPRVELIHRPTPIRKLARLTAELGGPEIWIKRDDLTGMAFGGNKSRKLEFILPDILAKKADVLVTWASLQSNWAMLTAAACVRYGVQPVLVLFKTYDLPPEPDGNILLDRLLGADIRFKEAGRGKLVTQATALAAAEDVAAEFRAAGKNVYVIPVGGSVPAADMDRPLGAVAYVDAFAEMLAQTRAAGFVPDAVVHSTGSGSTQAGLLLGARALAPQTRVVGISVSDPKDSFSRIVREVVVATERELGTGTIVAPEDVLVFDDYIRDGYGIVNREVAEVIRRVFRAEGIVLDPVYTSKAFIGLMDLIARGFFKPDAKIVFFHTGGTPALFPNRAFLV